Within the Flavobacterium sp. N502536 genome, the region TTTTTCAATAAATTTCTCTCTATGTAAATGCGTAGATCCTTTTCCTCCCTTACCGGAAGAAACATAAATCTTAACATAATCTACAAAATTTCCTTCTGTCATTTTTCTGAATTTCAGATTTTAGATTTTAGATTTTAGATTTCTCTAGCTTCTATTTCTAAATTCTATTTTATTTATCTTTCAGTTGCAATCGCATTTTTCAGTACTAAAATGTGACTGAAAACTGTGACTGAAAACTATTTTATTTATTCTTTAAGCGCTTTTACCAACACTTTATCAATCTTTACGCCATCCATATCGATTACTTCCAGCACAAATTTTTGCCAAATTAATTTTTCGCCTTCTTTTGGAATATGTGAAAGCTCGGTCATAATCATTCCGCTTACCGTGTTTACTTCGTAATCGTTTGTCAATTCGTCTAACTCAAAATAAGTTAAGAAATCGTGTAACGAATAATGCCCGTCAACCAGCCAGGAACCGTCTTCTCTTTCAATTAACTGGAATTCATCTTTATAAAAATCAGATGCATCTCCTACTAAAGCTTCCAGAATGTCATTTAGGGTAATAATTCCCTGAAAAACACCATATTCATCCGAAACTAAAGCATAATGAATCCCTGTTTTTTTGAAGTTCTCCAACGCTTTGTATGCCGTTGTCTGCTCCATTAAATAAGGCGCATCGATCATGATTCCAGCCAAATCAAAATGTTCGCTTTCAATGTTGGCAAATATATTTTTTAGGGTTACAACCCCCACAATATCATCATAATTGTCTCTGTAGACCGGATAAACGGTGTGCAAATCCTGCAAAACCAATTCCTTAATCTTCGCTTTATCAGCATTGAAAGGCAGCATATCAACTGACTTTCGGTGTGTCATCAGTGAGTTTACTTTTCGATCGCCAATATGAAAAACACGTTCTACAATGTCCTGCTCAATTTCCTGCACTTCTCCACCCTCTGTTCCTTCTTTGATAATCGCTTTAATCTCTTCTTCAGTTACCTTACCGTCAGCGGTTGGCTTAATTTGAAAAACATTCAATAAAAAATCCGTCGAAGAAGTAAGCAGCCAAATAAATGGTGCCGTGATTATCGAGATGGTCTTCATCGGAAGGGCTACCATTTTTGCAATCGACTCCGGATAATTTAAACCAATTCGTTTTGGTAATAATTCTCCTAAAACCAAAGAGAAAAATGTCAGGACCACGACAACAATTCCCACTGCAACTGAATGAGCATAAGGCTTTAAAAATTCAAATCCGCTAACAAAAACCTCCACATCCATTGTTATTTTATCACCACTATAAATACCGGTCAAAATACCGATTAAAGTGATCCCGATTTGCACGGTTGACAAAAATTTATTTGGAGAATTGGCCAGATCAAGCGCGATTTTAGCACTGTTATTTCCTTTTTTTGCGGCAGTTTCAAGTCTGTTTTTCCGAGCCGAAATCAATGCAATTTCTGACATGGAAAAAACTCCATTCAATAGTATTAGAAAAAATATTATTAGTATTTCCAATTTTTGGTTTATTCGTTATATAATCGTCCTTATCAATCTGTAATCTTAAATATTTCGTACTCCAGACCACTCAAAAGAGCCATGTCTTTAAAAAAACTAATTTTTCTTGCCAGAAAACAGCAACCAGGGGAAGCATATTTTATGATAAGAAAAATAGTTCTTTTGGAGTCCCGATAGCAATCGGGATGAAACGACAGCTGGAAAAAGCTTCTACAAATTATCTATAACTGACGTTAATCGCTCTGTAATTTCTTCGATAGTTCCGATACCGTTTACGGCGTGAAACTTATTTTGTTCTTTATAATATCCAATTAGTGGAGCTGTTTTTTCATTGTACTCCTGGTATCTTACACGAATTTTTTCTTCGTCCTGATCATCAGCTCTTCCGCTTGTTTTTCCTCTTTCTAATAAACGAGCAACCAAAATTTCATCATCAGCTTCCAATGCAATAGTCGCTGTAACACTTGATCCAATCGTTGGTAAAAATTTATCCAACGCTTCTGCCTGATCTAAAGTTCGAGGATAACCATCAAACAAAAATCCAGCTGTATCAGGATGTTTTTTTACTTCATCAATTAACATTGCAGTGGTAACTTCGCAAGGAACTAGTTCTCCATTATCCATAAAAACCCTCGCTTTTTTACCTAAATCTGTGTCATTTTTTAAATTAAAACGAAAAATATCTCCTGTTGAAAGGTGCGTTAATTTGTATTTTTCTTTTAAAAATTCTGCCTGAGTTCCTTTTCCTGCTCCTGGCTTTCCAAATAAAACAATGTTAATCATAATATGAGTGAGTGTTGTGACTTCTATTTTTATAAGAAGTTTTAAATGAATATATAGTTGTGTGTGTGTTTAAATTTATTCTGCCAATTTATAAACTTCGGGCAAATTTCTTCCTAAACCATCGTAGTCCAATCCGTAACCTACAATGAATTTATTTGGAATTCTGATTCCGATATAATCTATTTTGATGTCTTTTTTATAAGCCTCCGGTTTAAAAAACAAAGTCGCAATTTTAAAATGCTTTACATTTTGCTGCTTGAACAAGTGTTTTAATTCTTCGACAGTATTTCCTGTATCAATAATGTCTTCAATAAGAATAACGGTTCTACCCGACAAATCCTGATTGATTCCAATTAATTCTTTTACTTTATTGGTACTTTCAATTCCTTCATAAGATGCCATTTTAATAAATGAAACCTCGCAAAGGCTTTTATATTTTTTCAGAAAATCGGCAACCACCATAAAGGCCCCATTTAAAACACCAATAAAAATTGGGGTATCGTCTCCAAAATCATCTTCTACCTGCGCCACTATTTTTGTTAAAGCAAAATCAATTTCTTTTGCCGAAATAAACGGAACAAATTGTTTATCGTGAAGTTGTATCATTATTTTTACATTTAAAATAATGGGCAAAGATACAGAATTACAACCAAAATGTAAGTATCAAAATATACTGCGCACATATTTTTTTAAGAATGTTAAATATCCCTCACTATTTAGAATTCTTTTCTTAAAAACAAGCCTGATTTCATTAAATCAGCAGATTTTAGAACCATAACCTTAAATTACTTATTTTAGACCCTGTATTAAACCCAACTAAATGTCTTCTGAATTACAAACAAAACTAGATTACGTAAAAGCTTATAGAGAAAACCGTCTTAAGGTTGCAAATGAGGTTTTAGAAAACCACTCTTTATTTAAAGAACTTATCACGATTTGTTTTTCGCCATCAGACAAAAACAATCATAAAGCATGTTGGATTCTGGAATTTGTTTCTTACGAAGAATTGATCTGGCTGCAGCCTCATCTTGATTTTTTCTGTTCCAATCTTAAGATTTTAAAAGACGAAAGTGCTATACGTCCCGTTGCAAAAGTGATTCAGTTGCTCGTAAAGGACCATTATAAAAAAGCCAAAAACGGCATTTCGCTTTCTGAAGAAAATCTCCAGGATTGCATAGAAGCGTCATTTGACTGGCTTATCAACGATGTAAAAGTGGCGACAAAAGCGTATTCGATCCGGACTTTGTATGTTTTGGGCAATCATTACGACTGGATACACCCTGAACTGCAAATTATTCTGAATAAAGATTATGGCGACCATTCCGCAGCTTACAAAGCCGTAGCCAAAGAAGTTTTGAAGAAAATAGAGAAATAACTTTGAATTTCAGTTGCAACTTTAAGAATCCTGATAGTTATTGGAATTGTATGCTTTGCGTTTATTTTTTTTAGCCACAGATTAAAAAAGATTTTTTTTCACATGCCACGAATTTCCACAAATTCTTAAGCACTGCTTTTGAAAACTTTTAATTCGGGAAAATTCGGGGAATTCGTGGCAAAAAAAATATTCCCATTCCCTATCTCATGAAATTCATAAAATTCGTGGCAAAAAAAAGATTAAAAAGTATCTTTGCAAAAACACAACTACAATGAATTATTTTTCTTCTGATTTTAAATTAGGAATATTAGGCGGCGGACAATTAGGTAAAATGCTTTTGTTCGACACCAGAAAATTTGACATCCAGACTTATGTTCTCGATCCAAGCGATGAAGCTCCAAGTAAAATTGCCTGCAATAAATTCTTTCAGGGTGATTTAATGGATTATGAAACGGTTTATAATTTTGGGAAACAAGTTGATGTTCTGACTTTTGAAATCGAATTAGTCAATCTTGAAGCACTGACACAATTAGAGAATGAAGGTTTAAAAATCTATCCTTCTCCAAAAACCTTAAAAGGAATTCAAAACAAAGGAATTCAGAAACAATTCTACGCAGATCACAATATCCCGACAGCACCATTTGAGCGATTTGAGAATTTAGAAAGTCTAAAAGCTAAAATCCAGGAGTTGAAATTACCATTTGTATGGAAATGTACGGAGTTTGGTTACGACGGAAATGGTGTAAAAGTAATCCGTCACGCTGCTGACTTAGACCAACTTCCAAATGTAGAATGTATTGCCGAAACAATGATTCCGTTCAAAAACGAACTGGCAGTTATTGTATGTCAAAATCCATCAGGAGAAATAAAAACATATCCGGTTGTTGAAATGGAGTTTCATCCGGAAGCCAATCAGGTAGAATATGTCATCTGTCCTGCCAGAATTGACGAGAAAGTAGCCGAAAAAGCAAGAGCTATTGCTTTAAATGTTTCGGAAAAATTCAATCATGTGGGTCTTTTGGCGGTCGAAATGTTCCAAACGAACGACGATGAAATTTTAGTAAATGAAGTTGCCCCGCGTCCACACAATTCAGGACATTACTCTATTGAAGCCAGCTACACCTCACAATTTGAAAATCACCTGCGTGCGATTCTGGATCTTCCGTTAGGAAATACCGATAGCAAAGTTGCCGGAATTATGGTTAATTTAGTGGGCGCAGAAGGATTTTCAGGAGATGTTGTTTACGAAAACATTGAAACTATACTGGGTTGGAATGGTGTTACCCCGCATATTTACGGTAAAAAACAAACACGCCCTTTCCGAAAAATGGGTCATGTAACCATTGTCAATGAAGACATGTCTGAAGCCAGAAGAATAGCTGAAGAGGTTAAGAATACGATTAGAGTGATTAGTGTTTAGTCGCAGTCAACAGTCTGAAACCTGAAACAAAAAAAACCTGAAACAAAAATAAAATGAGCAAAGTAGCCATCATAATGGGAAGTATCTCCGACATGCCAGTCATGCAGGATGCGATCGACATCTTAAAACAATTTAATATTGAAGTTGAAGTAGATATCGTTTCGGCACACAGAACGCCTGAAAAATTATTCGATTTCAGTAAAAATGCACACACTCGTGGTATTTCGGTAATTATAGCCGGAGCCGGAGGAGCTGCACATTTACCGGGAATGGTTGCTTCCATGTCGCCACTTCCTGTAATTGGAGTTCCGGTGAAGTCCAGTAATTCTATTGACGGTTGGGATTCGGTTTTATCGATTCTTCAAATGCCTGGCGGAGTTCCTGTTGCGACAGTAGCTTTAAACGGAGCCAAAAATGCCGGAATTTTAGCGGCACAAATCATTGGAAGCCACGATAAAAAAGTACTTGACACTATTATTTCCTACAAAGAAGAATTAAAAGCTGCGGTTAATAAAGCGGCTGAAAGTCTTAAATAGTTCGCAGTCTCAGTCTCAGTTTTCAGTCTCAGTCACAGTAAGCACTGAAAACTGAGAACTGCGACTGAAAACTGAGCTGCAACTGAATACTCAAATAAATAAACTCTTTAGTCTTAGTTTGCATTGAAAACTGAGACGGAGACTGAAAACTAAAAAAATGAGCGTCTTAACACAACATTTCAATACCAGACACAATACAGCCCCTTTTTCGCAAATTAAAATCGAAGATTACGTTCCTGCTTTCAACGAAGGAATTGCTTTGGCTAAAGCCGAAATTGATGCAATCGTAAACAATCCGGAAGCACCAACTTTTGAAAACACGGTGGTAGCGATGGACTTTACGGGTGATGTTCTGGATCGTCTTTCCAGTATTTTCTTCAATCTGAATTCGGCAGAAACAAATGATGAGATGCAAAAAATTGCACAGGAAGTTTCTCCTTTACTTTCAGAATTTGGAAATGACATTACCTTAAATGCGGCATTATTTGCTAAAATTAAAACCGTTTACGACCAAAAAGAAAAACTGAATTTAAATCCGGAGCAAACTACGCTTTTGGATAAAAAGTACAAAAGCTTTTCAAGAAACGGAGCCAATTTGCCAGAGGACAAAAAAGAAAGTTTACGTGAAATCGACAAAGAATTGTCAAGACTAAGTTTGCAGTTTGGCGAAAATGTTCTGGCCGAAACCAATGCTTTCGAATTGCATTTAACCGCTGAAAAAGATTTGGCAGGTTTACCGGAAGGAACTATCGAAGCAGCAAGATTGTTAGCCAAAAGTCAGGAGAAAGAAGGCTGGATTTTCACCTTAGATCATCCTAGTTATATTCCGTTTTTGACGTATGCCGACAATCGTGAATTGCGTAAAAAAATGGCAATTGCCTTTGGAGCAAAAGCTTTCCAAAATAACGAATTTGACAATCAGGAAAATGTCCTGAAAATTGCCAAACTTCGTTTTGAAAGAGCCAATTTGTTAGGGTATAAAACCCATGCCCATTTTGTTTTAGAAGAAAGAATGGCCGAGAGCCCTGAAAAAGTTTTCTCTTTCCTTAACGATTTACTGGCAAAAGCAAAACCGGCAGCTCAAAAAGAATTTGCTGAATTAACGGCTTTCGCCAAACAACTGGACGGAATCGAACAGTTAGAAAAATGGGATGGTGCTTATTATTCAGAAAAATTAAAACAACAGCTTTTTAACTTAGACGATGAAAAACTGAAGCCCTATTTTCAATTAGAAAAAGTGTTAAACGGAGCTTTTATCGTTGCTAAAAAATTATACGGACTAACGTTTACCGAAGTTTTTGATATCGACAAATATCATGAAGAGGTAACCACTTACGAGGTAACCGATGCGGAAAATAATTTAGTATCCATTTTCTACGCCGATTTCTTCCCAAGAAAAGGAAAACGTAACGGAGCCTGGATGACCTCTTTCAAATCACAATCAATAAAAGAGGGTGTAAACGAAAGACCTCATATTTCGAATGTTTGCAACTTTACAAAACCTACAGAAACCAAACCTTCGTTATTGACTTTTAATGAAGTAACTACTTTATTCCACGAATTTGGTCATGGTTTACACGGAATGTTAGCCAACACTACTTATCCAAGTTTATCCGGTACTTCGGTGTTTTGGGATTTTGTTGAATTACCAAGTCAGATTATGGAAAACTGGTGTTACGAACCGGAAGCTTTGGCTTTGTTTGCGAATCATTATGAAACAGGGGAAATTATCCCGATTGAATATGTTCAGAAGATTAAAGAAAGTGCCAGTTTTCAGGAAGGTCTCGCGACTTTGCGCCAGCTAAGTTTTGGATTACTGGATATGGCATGGCACGGACAAGACCCAACAGACATTACCGATTTAAAAGCTTTCGAAACGGAACAATTTGCCAATACACAATTGTATCCTGATGTAAAAGAAAATGCAATGAGTACTGCTTTTTCGCATATTTTTCAAGGTGGGTATTCTTCAGGCTATTACAGCTACAAATGGGCAGAAGTTCTGGATGCTGATGCTTTTGAATACTTTCAGGAAAGCGGCATCTTCAATCATGAAGTTGCTACAAAATTCAAAGACAATGTACTCTCAAAAGGAGGGACAGAACACCCTATGACTTTGTACAAACGTTTTAGAGGTCAGGAACCAAAACCGGAAGCTTTATTGAAAAGAGCAGGATTGGTTTAAGATTTTTAGACTTCTTAGCTTATTAGATATATTTAAAACCGAGGTAGAAATACTTCGGTTTTTTTGATTTCATTCGAATACAAATACTAAAGATAAATTTATTTATCTTCACACTTCTTTTAATCGTAATCTAAATGCATGTAATAACGTGATGTTGTTTGACAATTTTAACAAATCATCTGTACTCGCTTTAGAAAAGGAAATGAATGAAAAAGCTATAATTATTGGTGAAAATTTATTTGATAAAATAAATAATTTACAACATGACTAAAGATAAGATCAAAGAGCTACAAAATAAAATTATTGAGGGTCTTAAAGTTTCTTCCAAAAGAATGATAGAAAACAAAAAGAAAATCAATGGAAAAATTGTTGTTTATGCGGATGGAAAAATTCAGACGATAAATGCCGTTGATATTAAAGACTAATACTGGAAATTCAAATTGAAAAAAAATCTCAAAAACCTACTTTACCTTGCTATCCTTGGGTTTGTAATAATCGTTTCTGTAAATCTATATGTAAAATCATCGACCAGCGATTTGATTTATCCTACTGCAAACAATCTTCCAAAAAATCAGGTAGGAATTATTTTTGGGGCCGGAATCAACGGCGATCAGCCCAGCAAATATTTAAAAGACCGACTGGATGCCGGAATTTTATTGTACCAAACACACAAAATAGACAAGATTCTGCTTTCGGGTGATAATGGCCGTGACGAACACGATGAACTAACGGTGATGAAAAATTACTGTTACCAACACGGTGTTGACACTACCAAAATCTACGTTGATTATGCAGGGTTTGATACGTACTCGACTATGTTTCGGGCGAAATCTATTTTCAATGTAAAAAGTGCCACTCTGGTTTCGCAGGAATACCATTTGAACCGGGCTGTTTATATTGGTCAGAAACTTGGTGTACAATCAGTTGGTTTTTCTGCTAACGAAGGAGAGTATCTGGGTTATAAATACGTTACTTTTAGAGAATACGGCTCTATTTTCAAAGCTTTTTTTGATGTTTTAAGAAATCGGGAGCCTCGCTTTTTAGGAAATCCAATTGACATAAACGGAGTTTCTAATTATTCTAAAGACGACAAAAGATAAGAGTACTAACACTTTCTTTTAAGTTACTACTTATTGTTAAATCGATCCTACATTTTCACCATAAGGTGGCCCTCATTTTCAGATCAAACGGACCACCTTTTTTTATTTAAGCTCATAATTGCTTTTGATTCATAACTAGTAAAAACACTTTTTCTTTTTAGGTGGCTAAATCCTGAATCGGTATAAAAACTACAGCTTATCTTTTTAAAGAGAAATGACTTCTAATTTGTTTTTTAATCCCCGGATTATTCATTTCTTCATAAGTTAAAACAAACCAGTAATCTGAAGCCAAGACAGGATTGTTTTTATAAGTACCATCCCATCCCGGACTGTTTTCTGTCAAATGGGTGATAAACTTCCCATATCGATCAAAAATATCAATCTCTACATAATTGACATTCTCCAAATTTATAACATGCCAGGTATCATTATAGCCATCGCCATTAGGTGTAAAAAACTTAGGATAATCCAATCCCGGTTTTTCTAACTCACAATCTTCATTGCTTAAAAAAATCACTTTTGCTACAGCCGAAAGTAAATGACATTCTTTACTGGTACTAACACTAACCGTGTAATTTCCTTCCTGAGTGGCTACATAGGTATTCGTATCGGCTCCAAAAATATCATTGCCATTGACCTTCCATTGATAAGAGACAATTTCCTGATTTGAACGAATATTTACCGTTAAATTAGCACTCTCTCCTTTGCAAATCCTTAAATTCCCTTCGATTGTAACCTCATCAGAAACGGTGTTCTCATCGATAACAAGAAAATCATCCATTAAAAGATTACAACTTCGCGTTGAAATTTTCGTCAATCGATACGTTCCGGTTTTAGCCGGAGTCTCTACTAATGTATGCAAACCAGAGCCATTGATCGTTACCGGAGATTGCGCTATTCCATTTAACGTATAATCTATTGTAAATGGACCCGGATCGATACTTGTAATTTCTACCTGTACCCCTGAATTCTCTCCTAAACAAAAATTCTGTCCATATTTAAATAATTTAGAAGTTGCGGTAAATGGTTCTTCCTTATTAATCACAAGAGTATCATCTAATGAAAAATTGCATCCCCCGGTTGACATCTTTATAATTCGATAGGTTCCTGCCTTAGCCGGAGCCGCTATTAGAGTATGTAAACCTGCGTTATTGATCGTTACAGGAGATTGAACAATTCCATTGAACTCATACTCGATTGTAAATGGTCCTGGAACTGAACTTGTAATTTCTATCTGCGCCCCTGAGTTTTCTCCCAAACAGGAATTTCCTCCATATTTGATTAATCTGGCACTGGCTTTAGGAGGCACTCCCTCCTTAATAACTAAAGTGTCATCAAGTGAAAAATCACAAGCTCCAACCGTAATTTTAGTCAATCGATAAGTTCCTGTCTTAGCCGGAGCAACTATTAAAGTATGCAAACCTGCATTATTGACCGTTACAGGAGATTGAGCGATTCCATCTAACTCATACGCTATGGTAAATGGTCCTGAATTTGAACTCGTAATTTGAACTTGTACGCCTGAAGCTGTACCCGAACAAAGGTTATCGCCATATTGGGCTAATTTAGCACTTGCGGTAAAGGGTTCATCATCGGTAATCACGAGCGTATGATCTAATGAAAAATCACATCCTCCGGTTGAAATTTTTACAATTCTATAGCTTCCAGCCACAGATGGTGCCGCTATTAAAGTATATAAACCTGCATTATTTATGGTTACAGGAGATTGAAGCACTCCATTAATTTCGTACTCAATTTTAAAAGGCCCCGGATCCGGACTTGTAATTTCTACCTGTACTCCCGGATTTTCTCCCAAACAGGAATTCTCTCCATATTTGATGAGTCTCGCACTGGCTTTAGGAGGCACTCCTCCGTAAATAACCAAAGTTTCGTCAAGCGAAAAATTACAAGCTCCGACTGAAATTTTTGTTAATCGATACGTTCCTTCTTTTGCCGGAGCTGTTACAAAAGTATGTAAACCTGTACTGCTTATGGTTACAGGAGACTGAGCTATTCCGTTCATTTCATATTCTATTATAAATGGTCCTGATTTCGTACTTGTCACGTTTACTTGTATCCCTGAACCTAAGCCTGAGCAAGAAACTCCCCCATACTTAATTAGTTTAGCACTGGCTGACGTTGGAGTTCCTTTATCAATAACCATTGTATCGTCAAGTGTCGAAGCACATCCTGCTGTCGAAATTTTAGTCAGTCGGTAAGTTCCTTCTTTTGCCGGAGCTGTTACTAAGGTGTGTAAACCTGTACTATTTAGGGTTACGGGAGATTGAAGTATTCCGTCAATTTAATATTCTATTGTAAAGGGTCCTGAAGCTGAACTTGTAATTTGAACCTGTATGCCTGCACCTGCACCCGAACAAAGAGTATCACCATATTTCACTAAGCTGGCAGTAGCCATCGCACTGTTAGACTTTATTTCTACAGGCGTACAAACTACCTCTCCTGCACTTGTATTATCTCTCACCGAAACAAGCGAATATACTCCGTCAGGCACCGGTTTTATTATATAAGGATTCACTGAGGTTGTAATCTCCGGGTACACAACTTCAGGAGATACATCTGTTCTTTTATAAGAAAAAGAATAGGGTGCTTCTCCGGAAAAATAAACTTTTAGCTTTGCTTCGTCTAAACAAGTGCCATTTTCCCCTTCCATTCTGGCAGCAGGAGCAAAACAACCATTTCCCCCCACAGCACCGTAAATTTCCCCTAATCCTTTTTTGGGATCAAAAACGGGTAAATAAAGTACTATTGCATCTATAACCTCCCCCATTTGATATCTGAAAGAGATTGATTTTCCTCCATTAATCTTATCAAAAACAGGTTTAATTTCAGCCAGAAAATTATTTTCATCCACTCCAAAAGCTTTGTAAAAAGGCGCTATTTTTTTGATGTAATCTTCTACATCAGACCAATTGTACTGCGCATCATAAAAATCCCTAAAACTGTGATCTCCTTTATCAGTCACCCCAAAAACAGCAGCATCATTCCAGTTAATTTCCGAAGCTTTATTATCCAGTACTTTTGTTATTCTATTGATTTGTTCGGCATAAAGACGATCCAGACCACTAGGTGAAGCCGGAGAAATGTAATCCATCAAATTTGTTGCAGCAACGGCAGCCGTACGGTTTTTAACAAAAACAGGTTCAAAAGCACCACTGTTCATCCCCTGATTGTAAGCCAAAGCAATTATTTTGACCGCAGCATAAGGATCTTTTGAGTTTTTAAAAAAATCGATGGGATTCCAACACTTCACGTACTGCCAGTACGCCACATTTCGGTAATCGTGATAAGCCTTAACAATCGATTGAAATTCAAAGCTGGAACCTACACTGGGAGTTGATGTAAATTGATCTTTTTTTACAAAAGGAATAAAACAGGGATAATTGGCATCTAATTCTGTCCAGCTCCCTCCCATTTCCTGCTGAAAATATCCTACTGCAACTCCTCCGCTAAGATCATAACAAAAAATCGGGGCTTTTGTGTCAAGACTCGGATATTTAGTAGTTACCCAACTGGGGGCTATCAATTTACTTCCTTCACAACCTGCATTAGATTCCTGAATAGCAGTTGCAAAATATTCATTAATGCTCATGGCATCAAAGCCCATTAAATTGGTAAATAAGGAATGTGAAACCGCCATTCCGATTGCCCAGCCTTTTCTGTTCTCAGGGATGTATACCTGCATCGGAACACCCCAGGCAAAAACACTTCCTTCCCCAATTTTTATTTCGTGTCCCCGCTACTGACAGACTTTAGCATACACCCGTCTGTTAATTTCTTCATACACTTAAAATTCTCGTAAGCCGGAGGTGTATAACAGGTGATACCTTTAATCGGAGAACCATTCAAAGTACCTGCATCAGGAGGGAACATTCCCGGTTCATACGTCATATTAATACTGAACGTAGTTGTTCCAACCGGAAGGTCACCGCCCCAGGTGTTTTTTTTAAGTTCGACAATCCCCTTATCCCCATTCTGAATCACGTCCATTCCGGACCACATTACAGCATTAGAAATTCCCGGCCAATTGAAAACAAAAGTATAATCCGGTATTGCTTTTGTGGTATTGTTATGCACTTTAAAATCCAAAACAATTGTTTTTCCATACTTACCAGTCATGCAAAACTCGTAAGTTACCTGAGAATAAACATGGCCAACAAATAAAAAACATATAATGAAGAAAACTTGTATTTTGTAATAATTCATAATCGTTTATTTGTGTTGAAAAAAAGCCAAATAATCGATTTCTTCTTCCTAATCGATTTTTGCTTTAGCTAATTTTCTTGTACCAAAAACTACTTCATAATTCCTTTTTTCTAAAAAAAGAAAAAAGGAATTTTAAAATCTAAATTGTATTACGTTTAATGATTAATTAACTTAAATGATTTTCGGTGTCCCTGATTATCAGTCACAACTACAATAAACAATTGCTTTGCAGAGAAACTTCTATCCTCCAGCAATAACTCTCTGTTGTTTTGAACATTCTTATACTTTAGTACAGCTTGCCCAAGAGCATTG harbors:
- a CDS encoding T9SS type B sorting domain-containing protein, which encodes MVIDKGTPTSASAKLIKYGGVSCSGLGSGIQVNVTSTKSGPFIIEYEMNGIAQSPVTISSTGLHTFVTAPAKEGTYRLTKISVGACNFSLDETLVIYGGVPPKASARLIKYGENSCLGENPGVQVEITSPDPGPFKIEYEINGVLQSPVTINNAGLYTLIAAPSVAGSYRIVKISTGGCDFSLDHTLVITDDEPFTASAKLAQYGDNLCSGTASGVQVQITSSNSGPFTIAYELDGIAQSPVTVNNAGLHTLIVAPAKTGTYRLTKITVGACDFSLDDTLVIKEGVPPKASARLIKYGGNSCLGENSGAQIEITSSVPGPFTIEYEFNGIVQSPVTINNAGLHTLIAAPAKAGTYRIIKMSTGGCNFSLDDTLVINKEEPFTATSKLFKYGQNFCLGENSGVQVEITSIDPGPFTIDYTLNGIAQSPVTINGSGLHTLVETPAKTGTYRLTKISTRSCNLLMDDFLVIDENTVSDEVTIEGNLRICKGESANLTVNIRSNQEIVSYQWKVNGNDIFGADTNTYVATQEGNYTVSVSTSKECHLLSAVAKVIFLSNEDCELEKPGLDYPKFFTPNGDGYNDTWHVINLENVNYVEIDIFDRYGKFITHLTENSPGWDGTYKNNPVLASDYWFVLTYEEMNNPGIKKQIRSHFSLKR